The genome window TCGTCTGGAAGCAAAATCACTTCAGGATCACCGCTACAGACCTCGTCAGGGGTAACAACGGGATAACGCAGGTCCAAATCCTGCCCTTCCCCAGAAGGTTTTTCTTTTTGCTTTGCGCCAAAAATATTTTCTCCTCCAAACAGGGAGAGCAAATCAGCCGGATAGGTCTGATCGTTGAAGGTAATCCACCGGATCTGCCCTGTCAGAGTTTCTTCCCAGACCGGGCAGAAATATCGAAACCGTGGAAGAGACTCTGAAACCTGACGGGCAAATTCCCAACTTTGTTCGAGGACCCGCACTTTTAACGCCGCCTGCTTATCCCGATACAAATCTACCAGCCCCCACAGGAATTGAATAGCGTCCTGAACCGTTTGCGGGAAACTCACCCACACTGGAATACCCTTTTCGAATAAAGCGAAGACCAAATCAGCAGGATTTTCCTCAGGATTTGCCAGCACAAGTTCAGGTTCCAGAGAAAGGATGGACTCCAGGCGAGCATTTTTAGGTCCTCCGACCCGGGGAATATTTTTCAACGCGTTGGAAGGATGTATGCAGTAATCCGTAATTCCAACTACCGAAGAGCCAAATCCCAATTCAAACAGGCTTTCGGTGTACGAAGGAACCAGAGATACTACTCGACGAGGCGGACGAGGTAATTGAGCAAGCACATGATCAAGAGAAAATTTCATTTGCTCCATGCCAATTCCATCACCGCAGCAGACATCACAGCAACCGAACGCCAGAGTACTTCTTCGTCAATGTCAAAGCGAGGATGGTGATGAGGGAAAGACAATCCCTTGTCTGAATTCGCTGACCCCACAAAGAAATAACATCCTGGAATCTCCCGCAATACGTATGCCATATCTTCTGAAGCCATTGTCTGGCAGGATGTATCATTGACCATCTCGGGCATCATCCTGGCTACCGCGTTTTGCACGATTTTCGCTACCATTTCATCATTGACCACTGCCGGGGTTACATCATTAATCTTAATAGTTGCTCGACACCCCAAAGCCTGCGCAATACCTTCAACGAGGACTTGCAACCGATTTAAGACCAGGTCACGTACAGGCTCAGAATAGGTGCGAATGGTACCCAAAATCTCCCCCGTTTGAGGAATGATATTGTGAGCATCTCCAGCCTTTACGCTGCCTACCGAAACGACAGCCGTCTCCAAAGGCGAAACATTTCGTGAAACAATGGATTGAATTGCCGTAATGATTTGAGCCATGGCATAGATAGGATCGGCGGTTTGGTGGGGAATTGCACCGTGTCCACCTTTCCCTTCAATGAGAATGCGGAAACTATCTGCCCCCGCCATCAATGCACCAGGCTTAACCCCCACCCAACCGACCGGTTTTTCATTCCAGACATGCATTGCCAGCGCATAATCAGGACGCGGTTGTTCCAATACCCCTTCGCGAATCATTTGTTTGGCACCCCCCAAACCTTCCTCCGCTGGCTGGAACATAAACTTCACCCGCCCACGGAGATTTTCCCGATATGCGGCTAATAATTTAGCCACCCCTAAACCAAT of Anaerolinea thermophila UNI-1 contains these proteins:
- a CDS encoding helical backbone metal receptor; its protein translation is MKFSLDHVLAQLPRPPRRVVSLVPSYTESLFELGFGSSVVGITDYCIHPSNALKNIPRVGGPKNARLESILSLEPELVLANPEENPADLVFALFEKGIPVWVSFPQTVQDAIQFLWGLVDLYRDKQAALKVRVLEQSWEFARQVSESLPRFRYFCPVWEETLTGQIRWITFNDQTYPADLLSLFGGENIFGAKQKEKPSGEGQDLDLRYPVVTPDEVCSGDPEVILLPDEPFSFESSAVERFIKLFQNTPAVKKNRIWLIPGDTLFWYGVRLGKALSDFPEVFSSLYSME
- a CDS encoding M20 metallopeptidase family protein, producing the protein MESLRQDAQNLASYLIEVRRDIHRNPELGFQEVRTASLVARTLTDLGMEVSTGIARTGVVALLDSGKPGPTILVRFDMDALPIQEQNSHEYVSQIPGVMHACGHDAHVAIGLGVAKLLAAYRENLRGRVKFMFQPAEEGLGGAKQMIREGVLEQPRPDYALAMHVWNEKPVGWVGVKPGALMAGADSFRILIEGKGGHGAIPHQTADPIYAMAQIITAIQSIVSRNVSPLETAVVSVGSVKAGDAHNIIPQTGEILGTIRTYSEPVRDLVLNRLQVLVEGIAQALGCRATIKINDVTPAVVNDEMVAKIVQNAVARMMPEMVNDTSCQTMASEDMAYVLREIPGCYFFVGSANSDKGLSFPHHHPRFDIDEEVLWRSVAVMSAAVMELAWSK